Part of the Pseudomonas sp. ADAK13 genome is shown below.
CCCGGCAAATGGATAGTTTCGGTATGGCCGACCAAAGCCGACTGTTCCAGGCAGCTTCGGCCTGTATACTTGCGCTCTATTTGAGGAGCGCTCCATGGTCGAAGATGTAGAACTCAATCGCCTCTACTGGCACAGCCGCCGCGGCATGCTTGAGCTGGATGTGTTGCTGGTACCGTTCGTCAGGGAGGTCTATCCGCACCTCAACGACGTCGACCGCGACTGCTACCGCAAGCTGCTGGAATGCGAAGATCAGGACATGTTCGGCTGGTTCATGGAACGTGCCGAATCGGAAGACCCGGAGCTGCAACGCATGGTTCGGATGATTCTGGATCGTGTCCAGCCCAAGTAATACGTTCGAATGCCGCTGGCACGCCTCCGGGCAGTTGCTGGCGGCTTATCTTTTCGCCCAGGCGTTCGCACTGGGTGCTTTGTGGTTTCTCGATGTGTCCCCGTGGTTCGCCGTGTTCGGCGCCTTGTTGTGCCTGGCCCATGCCGGTTGGGTGCTGCCGCGTCATATCCTGCTGACTCACCGTTCGTCGATCCGTGGCTTGCGCCGCGATGAGGACGGCTGGCAGTTGTGGAGCGCCGCGCG
Proteins encoded:
- a CDS encoding FAD assembly factor SdhE, producing the protein MVEDVELNRLYWHSRRGMLELDVLLVPFVREVYPHLNDVDRDCYRKLLECEDQDMFGWFMERAESEDPELQRMVRMILDRVQPK
- a CDS encoding protein YgfX, which translates into the protein MSSPSNTFECRWHASGQLLAAYLFAQAFALGALWFLDVSPWFAVFGALLCLAHAGWVLPRHILLTHRSSIRGLRRDEDGWQLWSAARGWHSVQLRPDSLALPLIVVLRFRVQGDWRVRSVCVPQDSQATDVHRRLRVRLKFSRRRWLAPG